One genomic segment of Actinomycetota bacterium includes these proteins:
- a CDS encoding helix-turn-helix domain-containing protein produces MGTTSSTAAPERVRRPRLAATPQAQLRRLLPRGYVGFTETTAPRHLVVPATTSVPLVVKLVDWPHRPPAFVMGAHDSFTVLEGECAPSYLEVLLAPLGAYRLLGLPMDQLSGRIVDLVEVLGADGRRLTEQLREAPSWRQRFALADQFLLRQLEEGPRPSPEVGWAWGRLVATGGAVPVGRIAGEVGWSHKHLITKFRQQIGLRPKTAARLVRFDGVWRRLDGRRPLDWGQVAREAGYADQAHLVREFHQFTGTTPTQFLAQGRAWQVNSVQDTVAAAS; encoded by the coding sequence ATGGGTACGACATCGTCGACCGCAGCGCCTGAGCGGGTCAGGCGGCCACGGCTGGCCGCCACCCCGCAGGCCCAGCTGCGGCGCCTGCTCCCGCGCGGGTACGTGGGCTTCACCGAGACCACCGCTCCGCGGCATCTCGTCGTGCCCGCGACCACCTCGGTGCCCCTGGTCGTGAAGCTGGTCGACTGGCCGCATCGTCCCCCGGCCTTCGTCATGGGCGCCCACGACTCGTTCACGGTCCTGGAGGGCGAGTGCGCCCCGTCGTACCTGGAGGTGCTGCTGGCGCCGTTGGGCGCCTACCGGCTCCTGGGCCTGCCCATGGACCAGCTCAGCGGCCGGATCGTCGACCTGGTCGAGGTGCTCGGCGCCGACGGCCGGCGGCTGACCGAGCAGCTCCGCGAGGCCCCGAGCTGGCGGCAGCGGTTCGCGCTGGCGGACCAGTTCCTGCTGCGGCAGCTTGAGGAAGGGCCGCGGCCCTCGCCCGAGGTCGGCTGGGCCTGGGGGCGGCTGGTCGCGACCGGTGGAGCGGTGCCGGTCGGCCGGATCGCCGGCGAGGTGGGCTGGAGCCACAAGCACCTGATCACCAAGTTCCGCCAGCAGATCGGGCTGCGGCCCAAGACCGCGGCCCGGCTGGTCCGCTTCGACGGCGTATGGCGGCGCCTGGACGGCCGCCGGCCGCTGGACTGGGGGCAGGTCGCCCGCGAGGCCGGCTATGCCGACCAGGCGCACCTGGTCCGCGAGTTCCACCAGTTCACCGGCACCACCCCGACCCAGTTCCTGGCCCAGGGGCGCGCGTGGCAGGTGAATTCCGTTCAAGACACCGTCGCCGCCGCCTCCTAG
- a CDS encoding DJ-1/PfpI family protein, whose amino-acid sequence MAATVVVALVVPGAVAAVGIARARGEVYTPRGPGAPPAPVDSAAAPTHDPGKPTAVILLGPEGANAADVLAPYEVFAATGAFNLYTVAPERQPVPLTGNLDLVPDLSLAQLDQRLPAGPEVIVVPQLSEVASGLPPSIAPVIAWLQRQRAQGDPLLVSVCVGAQVLAEAGLLDGRPATSHWLGLIGLRRDYPQEDWQDGVTYIDDGDLITTAGVLSGVDGALRVIERMVGPAAAEQAAQAVRWPAYSPGGPTPIQRFRPAPTDLVGLLSAGYRWDRSTMGVLLTDGVTETELASAFRPYTELSYLARPLAVTTDGQPIRSRHDLTFIPRADLTTAAPGLDRLLVPGADAARRATAGGLAVPERLTPVYLHDQPGFAFDGALRDIARTRDVATAGWVAKTLQYPTRPQLAGPAWPWALTLRPILIAAAAVAAVLGIQFLRRRQSAPAPVPAAPARRHGGDHAAAHSTRPTDASRVLPV is encoded by the coding sequence GTGGCTGCGACGGTGGTCGTGGCGTTGGTGGTGCCCGGCGCGGTGGCCGCGGTCGGGATCGCGCGGGCCAGGGGTGAGGTCTACACCCCCCGCGGCCCCGGCGCGCCGCCCGCCCCGGTCGACAGTGCTGCGGCGCCGACCCATGACCCGGGCAAGCCGACGGCGGTGATCCTGCTCGGGCCGGAGGGGGCCAACGCCGCCGACGTGCTCGCCCCCTACGAGGTGTTCGCGGCCACCGGGGCGTTCAACCTCTACACCGTCGCCCCGGAGCGCCAGCCGGTGCCGCTGACCGGCAACCTGGACCTGGTTCCCGACCTCAGCCTCGCCCAGCTGGACCAGCGGCTGCCCGCCGGCCCCGAGGTGATCGTGGTCCCCCAGCTGAGCGAGGTGGCCTCCGGGCTGCCGCCGAGCATCGCCCCGGTCATCGCCTGGCTGCAGCGGCAGCGCGCCCAGGGCGATCCGCTGCTGGTGAGCGTGTGCGTCGGCGCCCAAGTGCTGGCCGAGGCCGGCCTGCTGGATGGCCGGCCCGCGACCTCGCACTGGCTCGGCCTGATCGGGCTCCGCCGCGACTACCCGCAGGAGGACTGGCAGGACGGGGTCACCTACATCGACGACGGCGACCTCATCACCACCGCCGGGGTGCTGTCCGGGGTCGACGGCGCTCTGCGGGTCATCGAGCGCATGGTCGGCCCGGCCGCCGCGGAGCAGGCGGCCCAGGCGGTGCGCTGGCCGGCCTACTCGCCCGGCGGCCCGACACCGATCCAGCGGTTCCGGCCGGCGCCCACCGACCTGGTCGGGTTGCTCAGCGCCGGCTACCGCTGGGACCGCTCCACCATGGGGGTCCTGCTCACCGACGGAGTCACCGAGACCGAGCTGGCCTCGGCGTTCCGGCCCTACACCGAGCTGTCGTACCTGGCCCGCCCGCTGGCGGTGACCACCGACGGCCAGCCGATCCGGTCCCGGCACGACCTCACCTTCATCCCCCGCGCCGACCTGACCACCGCCGCGCCCGGGCTGGACCGGCTGCTGGTGCCCGGCGCCGACGCGGCCCGGCGGGCCACCGCCGGCGGGCTGGCGGTGCCCGAGCGGCTGACCCCGGTCTATCTCCACGACCAGCCCGGCTTCGCCTTCGACGGCGCGCTGCGCGACATCGCGCGCACCCGGGACGTCGCCACCGCCGGCTGGGTGGCCAAGACCCTGCAGTACCCCACCCGCCCCCAGCTGGCCGGCCCGGCCTGGCCCTGGGCCCTCACCCTGCGCCCCATCCTGATCGCCGCCGCCGCGGTCGCCGCCGTTCTCGGTATCCAGTTCCTGCGCCGCCGGCAGAGCGCACCCGCCCCCGTTCCCGCGGC